The Primulina eburnea isolate SZY01 chromosome 13, ASM2296580v1, whole genome shotgun sequence genome includes a region encoding these proteins:
- the LOC140810696 gene encoding large ribosomal subunit protein uL29-like has product MARIKVHELRQKGKTDLLAQLKDLKAELALLRVAKVTGGAPNKLSKIKVVRLSIAQVLTVISQKQKAALREVYKNKKYLPLDLRPKKTRAIRRRLTKHQASLKTEKQKKKEMYFPVRKYAIKV; this is encoded by the exons ATGG CTCGGATCAAGGTTCACGAGTTGAGGCAGAAGGGCAAGACGGATCTTTTAGCGCAGCTGAAAGATCTGAAGGCGGAGCTGGCGTTGCTGCGTGTGGCAAAGGTCACCGGCGGCGCTCCGAACAAGCTTTCCAAGATTAAAGTGGTAAGACTTTCCATTGCTCAGGTGCTGACCGTCATATCTCAGAAGCAGAAGGCTGCGCTAAGGGAAGTGTACAAGAACAAGAAGTATTTACCCCTTGATCTCCGCCCCAAGAAAACCCGTGCCATTCGCCGCCGTCTCACTAAACACCAG GCTTCTTTGAAGACAGAAAAGCAGAAAAAGAAGGAGATGTACTTCCCTGTGAGGAAGTACGCTATTAAAGTTTGA
- the LOC140810587 gene encoding uncharacterized protein isoform X2, translating into MDKRFGTIKGGVLMTDVDTVFDYSSVMDPKRARQWLSDAAGSELFPNKRQAVELESPICREELGISVANALPRDGSPGFQPVLSVPNLSMDRLFGSEINKSVNLPERNMIAEIDGPNLTERVAYELLENDPSVGLSMENQETGVSCGGSGETNDDQVKDPENGLHIAEVSIGLPLDQAYNWENENTSISMGQPYDKEVGNTALMVHSYVIIDANIRSMGSTFGKGIDNTMSLTSSSKKQESGSVCFGCYNGESIVDVLSRPISSYTLMYEPCSVQTSETHNKPKTVVPNGHSPKSRLDSTPRSKLETKPARKEAPNSFPSTVRRLLATGILEGVPVKYVSTPQTELRGIIKGTGYLCGCQSCNYSKALNAYEFERHAGSKTNHPNNHIYFENGKTIYQIVQELKSVPDSMLFNAVETVTGSQINQKALSSWKASFQAALESFSAFMGSKNRINE; encoded by the exons ATG GACAAAAGATTTGGGACGATCAAAGGTGGCGTACTAATGACTGATGTAGACACTGTTTTCGACTACTCGTCTGTAATGGATCCTAAGCGCGCCCGTCAGTGGTTGTCTGATGCTGCTGGATCagaattatttcctaacaaaaGGCAAGCTGTTGAACTTGAATCCCCAATTTGCAGAGAAGAATTAGGAATCTCCGTGGCAAATGCACTTCCTCGGGATGGTTCTCCGGGGTTTCAACCGGTGCTATCAGTCCCTAATCTATCCATGGATCGCCTATTCGGATCTGAGATAAACAAATCGGTCAACTTGCCTGAAAGAAATATGATTGCTGAGATAGATGGCCCAAATTTGACTGAAAGAGTTGCATATGAACTCTTAGAAAATGACCCATCTGTTGGTTTATCGATGGAAAACCAAGAAACTGGTGTAAGCTGTGGTGGAAGTGGAGAAACCAATGATGATCAAGTTAAAGATCCTGAAAATGGACTGCATATTGCAGAGGTCAGCATAGGATTGCCCTTGGATCAGGCGTACAACTGGGAAAATGAAAACACTTCGATATCTATGGGACAACCCTATGATAAGGAAGTCGGAAATACAGCATTGATGGTTCATTCCTATGTTATCATCGATGCTAATATTAGATCTATGGGTTCTACCTTTGGAAAAGGCATCGACAATACCATGTCATTGACCAGTTCCTCTAAAAAACAGGAATCTGGTAGCGTATGTTTTGGTTGCTATAATGGTGAATCTATAGTTGATGTCCTGTCGAGGCCAATTAGTAGCTATACCTTAATGTATGAACCATGTTCAGTTCAAACATCTGAAACGCATAACAAACCAAAGACCGTGGTGCCAAATGGTCATTCACCTAAATCCAGACTTGACTCTACACCTAGAAGTAAGTTAGAAACCAAACCTGCTAGGAAAGAAGCACCAAACAGCTTCCCATCCACTGTCAGGAGATTGTTAGCAACTGGGATCCTTGAGGGGGTGCCCGTGAAATATGTTTCTACCCCACAGACG GAGCTTCGTGGAATCATAAAAGGGACTGGCTATCTTTGCGGGTGTCAATCATGCAATTATTCTAAG GCGCTAAATGCATATGAATTTGAGCGTCATGCTGGTAGTAAGACAAATCACCCAAACAACCACATATATTTTGAAAATGGGAAGACCATCTATCAGATAGTCCAGGAGCTAAAAAGCGTCCCAGACAGCATGTTATTTAATGCAGTTGAGACAGTGACTGGCTCCCAGATAAATCAGAAGGCCTTGTCCAGTTGGAAAG CATCTTTTCAAGCTGCACTCGAGAGCTTCAGTGCATTTATGGGAAGTAAGAACAGAATAAATGAGTGA
- the LOC140809530 gene encoding ACT domain-containing protein ACR9, whose translation MGVPWDDAVLIEKGKKPGEPYVITVNCPDKTGLGCDICHIILEFGLYVTKGDVSTDGLWCYVVLWVIPHSSSRAIRWVRLKERLLSICPSCTPSFCLNQESPSASSSPVYLLKFCSLDRKGLLHDVTQVFDELELTIQRVKVTTAPDGRVLDLFFITDNLGILHTKERQDETCNQLNAVLGESCISCDLQLAGPQYDCSPGISSLSPHVAEELFRCTTSDNETHSQALSPDVKELKRASVKLDNTLSPAHTLLQINCVDHKGFLYDIMRTLKDCNIQIAYGRFSHVNKGLRELDLFIRYKDGKKIVDPEKQDALCSRLKLELLHPLRVLIIDRGPDTELLISNPVELSGRGRPRVFYDVTFSLKSLGICVFSAKIGRHTNENREWEVYSFLLDENCRLQLSSKAVRNQIVDKVRRSLMGW comes from the exons ATGGGTGTTCCGTGGGACGATGCCGTCTTGATCGAGAAAGGGAAGAAGCCCGGGGAGCCATACGTGATAACGGTGAATTGTCCCGATAAGACCGGGCTTGGCTGCGATATCTGCCATATTATTCTCGAATTCGGTCTCTATGTTACCAAAGGAG ATGTTTCAACTGATGGATTATGGTGCTATGTTGTATTATGGGTGATTCCTCATTCCAGCTCACGTGCAATAAGATGGGTTCGTTTAAAAGAACGCCTTCTGTCAATATGCCCGTCCTGCACACCATCATTTTGCTTGAACCAGGAGTCCCCAAGTGCCTCGTCTTCCCCTGTTTACTTGTTGAAGTTTTGTAGCCTTGATCGGAAAGGATTATTACATG ATGTCACTCAAGTTTTTGATGAGCTCGAGCTTACGATTCAGAGAGTAAAAGTAACCACGGCACCTGATGGTCGTGTTTTGGACCTCTTCTTTATAACAGACAACTT GGGGATTTTACACACAAAGGAGAGGCAAGATGAAACGTGTAATCAGTTAAACGCTGTTTTAGGTGAATCATGTATTAGTTGTGATCTTCAGTTGGCCGGCCCTCAATATGATTGCTCTCCGGGGATATCCTCTCTGTCTCCACATGTTGCTGAAGAACTATTTAGATGCACAACATCCGATAATGAAACACACTCGCAGGCGCTTAGCCCAGATGTCAAGGAGTTGAAAAGGGCTAGTGTGAAACTTGACAATACCTTGAGCCCAGCTCATACGTTACTTCAGATCAATTGTGTGGATCACAAAGGTTTCCTGTATGACATCATGCGAACATTGAAAGATTGCAACATCCAG ATTGCATATGGTCGCTTTTCCCATGTTAACAAGGGGCTCCGAGAATTAGACTTATTTATCCGGTATAAAGACGGGAAAAAGATAGTGGATCCTGAAAAGCAAGATGCACTCTGCTCTCGCTTGAAGTTGGAATTGCTTCACCCACTACGTGTTCTTATCATTGATCGTGGCCCAGACACTGAACTTTTGATCTCCAATCCAGTGGAGCTATCTGGAAGAGGAAGACCACGAGTTTTCTATGATGTTACTTTTTCCCTGAAGAGCCTCGGCATCTGCGTTTTCTCG GCAAAGATAGGGAGACATACAAACGAAAACCGTGAATGGGAGGTTTACAGCTTCCTTCTGGACGAAAACTGCAGGCTTCAATTATCTAGTAAGGCCGTCAGAAATCAAATTGTCGACAAGGTCAGAAGATCGTTGATGGGTTGGTAA
- the LOC140809250 gene encoding THO complex subunit 4A-like, which translates to MSGGALDMTLDDLIKSNKKSSVRGRGRAAGPGPTRRIPNRSANRAGPYATPKAPESAWGHDMFAGGGVGGRVASIETGTKLYVSNLDYGVSNDDIKELFAEFGDLKRFNIHYDKSGRSKGTAELVFSRRQDALNAIKKYNNVQLDGKPMKIELVGTNISTPAASLPTAGGFGDSIVAPRSGQVRGGFGRSGGGRRGRGFGRGRGQGRGGRGEKVSADDLDADLEKYHADAMQTN; encoded by the exons ATGTCGGGTGGTGCCCTGGACATGACCCTGGACGATCTGATCAAGAGTAACAAAAAATCTTCCGTCCGTGGTAGAGGCCGGGCCGCTGGTCCTGGACCCACCCGCCGCATACCGAATCGCTCCGCGAATCGTGCTGGTCCATATGCTACTCCGAAG GCACCAGAATCAGCTTGGGGTCATGACATGTTCGCCGGTGGCGGCGTTGGTGGTCGAGTGGCTAGTATTGAAACAGGAACCAAGTTATACGTATCTAATCTTGATTATGGCGTATCTAACGACGATATTAAG GAACTCTTTGCTGAATTTGGCgaccttaaacgttttaatatacACTATGATAAGAGCGGGCGATCAAAG GGTACTGCTGAATTAGTCTTCTCTCGACGTCAAGATGCATTGAATGCCATCAAGAAATACAACAATGTTCAGCTGGATGGGAAACCAATGAAAATAGAACTCGTTGGTACTAACATCTCTACTCCTGCTGCTAGTCTTCCCACTGCTGGTGGTTTTGGTGATTCAATTGTTGCTCCTCGAAG TGGACAAGTGAGGGGTGGTTTTGGAAGGTCAGGCGGTGGTAGACGAGGTCGTGGATTTGGAAGGGGACGTGGACAGGGAAGGGGGGGACGTGGTGAGAAGGTATCCGCTGATGATCTAGATGCTGATTTGGAGAAGTATCATGCAGATGCAATGCAGACAAATTGA
- the LOC140809007 gene encoding uncharacterized protein isoform X1 encodes MAPASTTRVTAYLTALTLEIEKKLQRALASASQRRNLLQELFADVALEVDDRAKEIILGEEDAITASAESYSSPLCFYNVLANHFARMPENGKSILDLIVQLWSQSFASNIFSLLFHKWLFEFQLDNPVVLLRFSSALVQGATNVFWIDIQTNVRRFQTFFQYLLVEVALDSKRLEKIPPQAQRDLFLLLSRVILFYNSDDKLESFFKQFPDFPNAFFVGSAADIFVIELADQLQKLKVEPVLLYYLSRIKVLQGLELRLATSTRLKTCLYSFTSPGGPMYPTRAVRHAAWDALDFLFPVGRYPRHLISLFFRLLYPWYWPSSCWNFVLSCIQAVMYSLLRLIFSSWEKLRPKQS; translated from the exons ATGGCACCGGCGTCAACTACTCGCGTCACGGCTTATCTCACGGCTCTCACTCTTGAGATTGAGAAGAAGCTTCAACGG GCGTTAGCTTCGGCATCGCAGAGACGCAACTTGTTGCAGGAGTTGTTTGCTGACGTAGCTTTGGAAGTGGATGATCGTGCGAAAG AGATTATTTTGGGCGAGGAAGATGCAATCACTGCGTCAGCTGAATCATATAGCAGTCCATTATGCTTCTACAACGTGCTTGCTAATCATTTTGCCCGCATGCCGGAGAATGGGAAATCAATCCTCGATCTTATTGTTCAACTATGGAGCCAGTCATTTGCATCTAATATCTTCTCTCTCTTGTTCCACAAGTGG CTCTTTGAATTTCAGCTTGATAATCCAGTAGTCCTACTTCGTTTCTCATCTGCACTTGTCCAAGGTGCCACAAATGTCTTCTG GATTGACATCCAAACAAACGTGAGGAGGTTTCAGACTTTCTTTCAG TATCTTCTAGTGGAAGTTGCCCTGGATTCTAAGAGATTAGAAAAGATCCCTCCGCag GCACAGCGAGACCTGTTTCTTCTCCTTTCAAGGGTCATACTTTTCTATAATTCAG ATGACAAACTTGAAAGCTTTTTCAAGCAATTTCCTGATTTTCCTAATGCTTTCTTTGTCGGAAGTGCAGCAGACATATTTGTCATTGAACTAGCTGATCAG CTTCAAAAGCTGAAGGTGGAGCCTGTACTTCTGTATTACCTTTCTCGGATAAAAGTTCTCCAAG GATTAGAACTAAGACTGGCTACGAGTACAAGACTTAAAACATGTTTGTATAGCTTCACATCTCCAGGTGGGCCGATGTACCCAACAAGAGCTGTACGTCATGCAGCATGGGATGCATTAGATTTTCTTTTTCCT GTTGGTAGATATCCTCGGCATCTCATAAGTCTCTTCTTCCGACTGCTATATCCGTGGTACTGGCCCTCATCTTGTTGGAACTTTGTACTTTCTTGCATACAAGCTGTTATGTATTCTCTGTTGAGATTGATATTTTCTAGTTGGGAAAAATTGAGACCAAAACAGTCGTAG
- the LOC140809007 gene encoding uncharacterized protein isoform X3 — protein MPENGKSILDLIVQLWSQSFASNIFSLLFHKWLFEFQLDNPVVLLRFSSALVQGATNVFWIDIQTNVRRFQTFFQYLLVEVALDSKRLEKIPPQAQRDLFLLLSRVILFYNSDDKLESFFKQFPDFPNAFFVGSAADIFVIELADQLQKLKVEPVLLYYLSRIKVLQGLELRLATSTRLKTCLYSFTSPGGPMYPTRAVRHAAWDALDFLFPVGRYPRHLISLFFRLLYPWYWPSSCWNFVLSCIQAVMYSLLRLIFSSWEKLRPKQS, from the exons ATGCCGGAGAATGGGAAATCAATCCTCGATCTTATTGTTCAACTATGGAGCCAGTCATTTGCATCTAATATCTTCTCTCTCTTGTTCCACAAGTGG CTCTTTGAATTTCAGCTTGATAATCCAGTAGTCCTACTTCGTTTCTCATCTGCACTTGTCCAAGGTGCCACAAATGTCTTCTG GATTGACATCCAAACAAACGTGAGGAGGTTTCAGACTTTCTTTCAG TATCTTCTAGTGGAAGTTGCCCTGGATTCTAAGAGATTAGAAAAGATCCCTCCGCag GCACAGCGAGACCTGTTTCTTCTCCTTTCAAGGGTCATACTTTTCTATAATTCAG ATGACAAACTTGAAAGCTTTTTCAAGCAATTTCCTGATTTTCCTAATGCTTTCTTTGTCGGAAGTGCAGCAGACATATTTGTCATTGAACTAGCTGATCAG CTTCAAAAGCTGAAGGTGGAGCCTGTACTTCTGTATTACCTTTCTCGGATAAAAGTTCTCCAAG GATTAGAACTAAGACTGGCTACGAGTACAAGACTTAAAACATGTTTGTATAGCTTCACATCTCCAGGTGGGCCGATGTACCCAACAAGAGCTGTACGTCATGCAGCATGGGATGCATTAGATTTTCTTTTTCCT GTTGGTAGATATCCTCGGCATCTCATAAGTCTCTTCTTCCGACTGCTATATCCGTGGTACTGGCCCTCATCTTGTTGGAACTTTGTACTTTCTTGCATACAAGCTGTTATGTATTCTCTGTTGAGATTGATATTTTCTAGTTGGGAAAAATTGAGACCAAAACAGTCGTAG
- the LOC140809007 gene encoding uncharacterized protein isoform X2 — protein sequence MIVRKMILCSLIDTEIILGEEDAITASAESYSSPLCFYNVLANHFARMPENGKSILDLIVQLWSQSFASNIFSLLFHKWLFEFQLDNPVVLLRFSSALVQGATNVFWIDIQTNVRRFQTFFQYLLVEVALDSKRLEKIPPQAQRDLFLLLSRVILFYNSDDKLESFFKQFPDFPNAFFVGSAADIFVIELADQLQKLKVEPVLLYYLSRIKVLQGLELRLATSTRLKTCLYSFTSPGGPMYPTRAVRHAAWDALDFLFPVGRYPRHLISLFFRLLYPWYWPSSCWNFVLSCIQAVMYSLLRLIFSSWEKLRPKQS from the exons ATGATCGTGCGAAAG ATGATATTATGCTCTTTAATTGATACAGAGATTATTTTGGGCGAGGAAGATGCAATCACTGCGTCAGCTGAATCATATAGCAGTCCATTATGCTTCTACAACGTGCTTGCTAATCATTTTGCCCGCATGCCGGAGAATGGGAAATCAATCCTCGATCTTATTGTTCAACTATGGAGCCAGTCATTTGCATCTAATATCTTCTCTCTCTTGTTCCACAAGTGG CTCTTTGAATTTCAGCTTGATAATCCAGTAGTCCTACTTCGTTTCTCATCTGCACTTGTCCAAGGTGCCACAAATGTCTTCTG GATTGACATCCAAACAAACGTGAGGAGGTTTCAGACTTTCTTTCAG TATCTTCTAGTGGAAGTTGCCCTGGATTCTAAGAGATTAGAAAAGATCCCTCCGCag GCACAGCGAGACCTGTTTCTTCTCCTTTCAAGGGTCATACTTTTCTATAATTCAG ATGACAAACTTGAAAGCTTTTTCAAGCAATTTCCTGATTTTCCTAATGCTTTCTTTGTCGGAAGTGCAGCAGACATATTTGTCATTGAACTAGCTGATCAG CTTCAAAAGCTGAAGGTGGAGCCTGTACTTCTGTATTACCTTTCTCGGATAAAAGTTCTCCAAG GATTAGAACTAAGACTGGCTACGAGTACAAGACTTAAAACATGTTTGTATAGCTTCACATCTCCAGGTGGGCCGATGTACCCAACAAGAGCTGTACGTCATGCAGCATGGGATGCATTAGATTTTCTTTTTCCT GTTGGTAGATATCCTCGGCATCTCATAAGTCTCTTCTTCCGACTGCTATATCCGTGGTACTGGCCCTCATCTTGTTGGAACTTTGTACTTTCTTGCATACAAGCTGTTATGTATTCTCTGTTGAGATTGATATTTTCTAGTTGGGAAAAATTGAGACCAAAACAGTCGTAG
- the LOC140810587 gene encoding uncharacterized protein isoform X1, translating into MDKRFGTIKGGVLMTDVDTVFDYSSVMDPKRARQWLSDAAGSELFPNKRQAVELESPICREELGISVANALPRDGSPGFQPVLSVPNLSMDRLFGSEINKSVNLPERNMIAEIDGPNLTERVAYELLENDPSVGLSMENQETGVSCGGSGETNDDQVKDPENGLHIAEVSIGLPLDQAYNWENENTSISMGQPYDKEVGNTALMVHSYVIIDANIRSMGSTFGKGIDNTMSLTSSSKKQESGSVCFGCYNGESIVDVLSRPISSYTLMYEPCSVQTSETHNKPKTVVPNGHSPKSRLDSTPRSKLETKPARKEAPNSFPSTVRRLLATGILEGVPVKYVSTPQTELRGIIKGTGYLCGCQSCNYSKILVFMEALNAYEFERHAGSKTNHPNNHIYFENGKTIYQIVQELKSVPDSMLFNAVETVTGSQINQKALSSWKASFQAALESFSAFMGSKNRINE; encoded by the exons ATG GACAAAAGATTTGGGACGATCAAAGGTGGCGTACTAATGACTGATGTAGACACTGTTTTCGACTACTCGTCTGTAATGGATCCTAAGCGCGCCCGTCAGTGGTTGTCTGATGCTGCTGGATCagaattatttcctaacaaaaGGCAAGCTGTTGAACTTGAATCCCCAATTTGCAGAGAAGAATTAGGAATCTCCGTGGCAAATGCACTTCCTCGGGATGGTTCTCCGGGGTTTCAACCGGTGCTATCAGTCCCTAATCTATCCATGGATCGCCTATTCGGATCTGAGATAAACAAATCGGTCAACTTGCCTGAAAGAAATATGATTGCTGAGATAGATGGCCCAAATTTGACTGAAAGAGTTGCATATGAACTCTTAGAAAATGACCCATCTGTTGGTTTATCGATGGAAAACCAAGAAACTGGTGTAAGCTGTGGTGGAAGTGGAGAAACCAATGATGATCAAGTTAAAGATCCTGAAAATGGACTGCATATTGCAGAGGTCAGCATAGGATTGCCCTTGGATCAGGCGTACAACTGGGAAAATGAAAACACTTCGATATCTATGGGACAACCCTATGATAAGGAAGTCGGAAATACAGCATTGATGGTTCATTCCTATGTTATCATCGATGCTAATATTAGATCTATGGGTTCTACCTTTGGAAAAGGCATCGACAATACCATGTCATTGACCAGTTCCTCTAAAAAACAGGAATCTGGTAGCGTATGTTTTGGTTGCTATAATGGTGAATCTATAGTTGATGTCCTGTCGAGGCCAATTAGTAGCTATACCTTAATGTATGAACCATGTTCAGTTCAAACATCTGAAACGCATAACAAACCAAAGACCGTGGTGCCAAATGGTCATTCACCTAAATCCAGACTTGACTCTACACCTAGAAGTAAGTTAGAAACCAAACCTGCTAGGAAAGAAGCACCAAACAGCTTCCCATCCACTGTCAGGAGATTGTTAGCAACTGGGATCCTTGAGGGGGTGCCCGTGAAATATGTTTCTACCCCACAGACG GAGCTTCGTGGAATCATAAAAGGGACTGGCTATCTTTGCGGGTGTCAATCATGCAATTATTCTAAG ATTTTGGTTTTTATGGAGGCGCTAAATGCATATGAATTTGAGCGTCATGCTGGTAGTAAGACAAATCACCCAAACAACCACATATATTTTGAAAATGGGAAGACCATCTATCAGATAGTCCAGGAGCTAAAAAGCGTCCCAGACAGCATGTTATTTAATGCAGTTGAGACAGTGACTGGCTCCCAGATAAATCAGAAGGCCTTGTCCAGTTGGAAAG CATCTTTTCAAGCTGCACTCGAGAGCTTCAGTGCATTTATGGGAAGTAAGAACAGAATAAATGAGTGA
- the LOC140810452 gene encoding uncharacterized protein: MEICNWMMSQVSKADFERFACRTWSVWCDRLRVTHSTEDIKPTMSKQWNDSYIEEFWTLGKTPQTSNPEPAAELIKDWTPPPSQHLRLEVDAAVNDHLNIYGIAGAIRNQDGNMVLAFGNRIEPPISVVHAEMLAIQEGIKHVYQRGLISTHVYSDSQMAVQAVMDQSSDLGYIGSCAEDVKNLIKEPWILSLQHMRRSANVIAHSLVQFVISSPSPFCWVNGEFPSWLAKLYL; this comes from the coding sequence ATGGAGATATGCAATTGGATGATGAGCCAAGTAAGCAAAGCTGATTTCGAGAGGTTTGCATGTCGAACTTGGAGCGTTTGGTGTGACAGACTTCGGGTTACACATAGCACTGAAGATATAAAACCAACGATGTCGAAACAATGGAATGACAGCTACATCGAAGAATTCTGGACACTTGGGAAGACACCTCAGACTAGCAATCCTGAACCAGCGGCCGAGTTGATAAAGGATTGGACTCCTCCACCATCACAGCATCTGCGGCTTGAGGTGGATGCGGCTGTTAATGATCATCTCAACATCTATGGAATTGCTGGGGCAATTCGTAATCAGGATGGGAATATGGTGCTGGCCTTCGGCAACAGAATCGAGCCACCAATATCGGTGGTCCATGCGGAAATGTTGGCTATTCAGGAAGGAATAAAACACGTATACCAGAGGGGTTTGATCAGCACTCATGTTTACTCGGACTCACAGATGGCCGTGCAAGCAGTCATGGATCAATCTTCAGACCTTGGATATATTGGCTCTTGTGCAGAAGATGTCAAGAACTTGATAAAGGAACCGTGGATACTGAGTCTACAACATATGCGAAGATCTGCTAATGTCATAGCACATTCTCTAGTTCAATTTGTTATTTCCTCTCCCTCGCCTTTTTGTTGGGTGAATGGAGAATTTCCTTCTTGGTTGGCTAAATTATATCTGTGA